The DNA window AGGGCCGCATCGCCGTCAGCGGTCACGCACCCGACGCGCTGCACTGGAGGCTCGGCGTGCAACCGGATGGCACTTCGGTCATGACGGTCGAAGGACGAACCATCGTAGCGCAACCCGAGACCGTGACTGCAGCGGCGTGAACTCAACGGCGATCCACGCCAAGAGGGAAAAGTGCCAGCTCGAGCGGCTACCTCCCTGCGCAACCCGCTACCCCCCCGCGGCCAACGCCCCTCCGCGATAGCGCTCCCGCAACAAGGAAATGAGCGGCTCGTGCACGCGACCATTGGTGGCCAGCACATGCGCCGTGGGTATCGCCACCGAACCACCATCATAATCGGTCACCACACCACCCGCCTCACGCACCAGCAGAGCTCCCGCGGCCGTATCCCAGCTCTGCACCCCTTCCTCGAAGTACCCCTCGAAGCGCCCACACGCCACCCCCGCCAGGTCGAGCGCCGCCGCACCATTGCGCCGCAGATCACGACATCGCGGAAGCACCCGGGCGGTGTTGTCGACGAGCGTCTCCGGATGCGCTTTGGTCCAGTACGGGTACCCCGTCGCCAGCAGCGCGCGGTCGAGATCGTGCACTCGGGTCACGGCTAGACGCCGGCCGTTGCACCACGCGCCCTCCCCGATCGCGGCAGTGAACATCTCGTCGAGCATGACGTTGTACACCGCGGCCGCCACCACACGCTTCTCCGGTGGCCCATCTCGGCGCTCCAGCCCGATGGAGACCGCAAACCAGGGAATGCCGTAGAGGTAGTTGGTCGTCCCATCGAGCGGATCGACGTGCCAGCGATACAGCGCGCCTCCGTCACCCTCGGGACCGCTCCCCTCTTCGGCGCGCACCTCGTGATCGGGAAAGCGGCGGGTCAGCTCACCCACAACGATCGCCTCCGACCG is part of the Pseudomonadota bacterium genome and encodes:
- a CDS encoding inositol monophosphatase; amino-acid sequence: MRESHLHFAQAAAEIARAAGDILRERFGGEHAIDSKTNVNDVVSEMDKRSEAIVVGELTRRFPDHEVRAEEGSGPEGDGGALYRWHVDPLDGTTNYLYGIPWFAVSIGLERRDGPPEKRVVAAAVYNVMLDEMFTAAIGEGAWCNGRRLAVTRVHDLDRALLATGYPYWTKAHPETLVDNTARVLPRCRDLRRNGAAALDLAGVACGRFEGYFEEGVQSWDTAAGALLVREAGGVVTDYDGGSVAIPTAHVLATNGRVHEPLISLLRERYRGGALAAGG